Proteins from a genomic interval of Streptomyces sp. Tu6071:
- a CDS encoding helix-turn-helix domain-containing protein, with amino-acid sequence MSQDVTVAPEAPGRRLSGRRRREIVAVLLFSGGPIFESSIPLSVFGIDRQDAGVPRYRLLVCAGEDGPLRTTGGLELTAPHGLEAVSRAGTVVVPAWRSITAPPPAEALDALRRAHEEGARIVGLCTGAFVLAAAGLLDGRPATTHWMYAPTLAKRYPSVHVDPRELFVDDGDVLTSAGTAAGIDLCLHIVRSDHGNEAAGALARRLVVPPRRTGGQERYLDRSLPEEIGADPLAEVVAWALEHLHEQFDVETLAARAYMSRRTFDRRFRSLTGSAPLQWLITQRVLQAQRLLETSDYSVDEVAGRCGFRSPVALRGHFRRQLGSSPAAYRAAYRARRPQQERAEQPTAALAVERMPAPSAVPAQLRRQGEDRAEALAGLPARGVLPSQRERPA; translated from the coding sequence ATGAGCCAGGATGTCACTGTCGCACCGGAGGCGCCGGGCCGCAGGCTCTCGGGCCGCAGACGCCGCGAGATCGTCGCGGTGCTCCTCTTCAGCGGCGGTCCCATCTTCGAGAGTTCGATCCCGCTCTCGGTCTTCGGCATCGACCGGCAGGACGCCGGGGTGCCGCGTTACCGCCTGCTCGTGTGCGCCGGCGAGGACGGTCCGCTGCGCACCACGGGCGGCCTCGAACTGACCGCGCCCCACGGCCTGGAGGCCGTCTCGCGGGCGGGCACCGTCGTGGTCCCCGCCTGGCGGTCCATCACGGCGCCGCCCCCCGCCGAGGCGCTCGACGCGCTGCGCCGGGCGCACGAGGAGGGCGCGCGGATCGTCGGCCTGTGCACCGGCGCCTTCGTGCTCGCCGCCGCGGGACTCCTCGACGGCCGTCCCGCCACGACCCACTGGATGTACGCCCCGACGCTCGCCAAGCGCTACCCCTCGGTCCACGTGGACCCGCGCGAGCTGTTCGTCGACGACGGCGACGTCCTGACCTCCGCCGGTACGGCGGCCGGGATCGATCTGTGCCTGCACATCGTCCGCTCCGACCACGGCAACGAGGCGGCCGGGGCGCTCGCCCGCCGGCTCGTCGTGCCCCCGCGCCGCACGGGCGGTCAGGAACGCTACCTGGACAGGTCTTTACCGGAGGAGATCGGCGCCGACCCGCTCGCCGAGGTCGTCGCCTGGGCGCTGGAGCACCTCCACGAGCAGTTCGACGTGGAGACCCTCGCCGCGCGCGCGTACATGAGCCGCCGCACCTTCGACCGCAGGTTCCGCTCGCTGACGGGCTCGGCCCCGCTCCAGTGGCTGATCACGCAGCGGGTGCTCCAGGCGCAGCGGCTGCTGGAGACCTCGGACTACTCGGTGGACGAGGTCGCCGGGCGCTGCGGCTTCCGCTCCCCCGTCGCGCTGCGCGGCCACTTCCGCCGTCAGCTCGGCTCGTCCCCCGCCGCGTACCGGGCCGCCTACCGGGCCCGCCGTCCGCAGCAGGAGCGCGCCGAGCAGCCGACGGCCGCCCTCGCGGTCGAGCGGATGCCCGCGCCGAGCGCGGTCCCGGCCCAGTTGCGGCGCCAGGGCGAGGACCGCGCCGAGGCCCTCGCGGGGCTGCCCGCCCGCGGCGTACTGCCCAGCCAGCGGGAGCGTCCCGCGTAG
- the orn gene encoding oligoribonuclease, which translates to MNDRMVWIDCEMTGLSLANDALIEVAALVTDSELNILGDGVDIVIRPPEQALATMPEVVRDMHTSSGLLAELDGGTTLADAEERVLSYVREHVKEPRKAPLCGNTVGTDRNFLARDMADLEGFLHYRIVDVSSIKELSRRWFPRAYFNAPEKKGNHRALADIRESIAELRYYREAVFVPQPGPDSETAKAVAAKYQLS; encoded by the coding sequence ATGAACGATCGCATGGTGTGGATCGACTGCGAGATGACCGGTCTCTCGCTGGCGAACGACGCGCTCATCGAGGTGGCCGCACTGGTCACCGATTCCGAGCTGAACATCCTCGGGGACGGGGTGGACATCGTGATCCGCCCGCCCGAGCAGGCGCTCGCGACGATGCCGGAGGTGGTGCGCGACATGCACACCTCCTCGGGCCTCCTCGCCGAGCTGGACGGCGGCACGACGCTCGCGGACGCGGAGGAGCGCGTCCTCTCCTACGTGCGGGAGCACGTGAAGGAGCCCCGCAAGGCGCCGCTGTGCGGGAACACGGTCGGCACCGACCGCAACTTCCTCGCGCGCGACATGGCGGACCTGGAGGGCTTCCTCCACTACCGCATCGTCGACGTCTCCTCGATCAAGGAGCTGTCCCGCCGCTGGTTCCCGCGGGCCTACTTCAACGCTCCGGAGAAGAAGGGCAACCACCGCGCCCTCGCCGACATCCGCGAGTCGATCGCGGAGCTGCGCTACTACCGCGAGGCCGTCTTCGTCCCGCAGCCCGGCCCCGACTCCGAGACGGCGAAGGCCGTGGCCGCGAAGTACCAGCTCTCCTGA
- a CDS encoding LCP family protein yields the protein MLVLGTGAAGYAYYEHLNGNIKKDELNLGKHGVAKAAPNAEGQTPMNILLLGSDDRNSAENLKLGGAKNEVGRAALADVQMLLHLSADRKNLSVVSLPRDTMIPVPECTDPKTRKTYPAANLEMANASLSHGGPGCSVATWEALTRTHIDHFMMVDFGGVVSMADAVGGVPVCVKQNVYSHTPDGHGSGLRLKAGTTSVKGEQALQWLRTRYGFEDGTDLGRTHAQHMYMTSMVRELRENATLTNPGKMRSLAETATKALTVDDHLDTVKKLYDLSNELRKVPSKHITMTTLPTAQWSEDHNRLVPKPGDAEALLSLVRKDQALDGSGTKPKPKKKPAPAHPAASLGIQVLNASGAGAEAPVPGRAGQVVGRLKAKGYTDAEINAQPTPGQETAVLFPASVPKADAQAAGHALGIPADLLRKSADVSRITILVGTDWREDTAYPAEKQPKKAPESAAVLNGEDKGACMAVQPGFTW from the coding sequence GTGCTCGTGCTCGGCACCGGCGCCGCCGGATACGCGTACTACGAGCACCTCAACGGCAACATCAAGAAGGACGAGCTGAACCTCGGCAAGCACGGCGTCGCGAAGGCCGCGCCCAACGCCGAGGGCCAGACACCGATGAACATCCTGTTGCTCGGCTCCGACGACCGCAACAGCGCCGAGAACCTGAAGCTCGGCGGCGCGAAGAACGAGGTGGGGCGGGCCGCGCTCGCCGATGTGCAGATGCTCCTGCACCTCTCGGCCGACCGGAAGAACCTGTCCGTCGTGAGCCTGCCCCGGGACACCATGATCCCGGTCCCGGAGTGCACCGACCCGAAGACCAGGAAGACCTACCCCGCCGCGAACCTGGAGATGGCCAACGCCTCGCTCTCGCACGGCGGTCCGGGCTGCTCCGTGGCGACGTGGGAGGCGCTGACCCGTACCCACATCGACCACTTCATGATGGTCGACTTCGGCGGGGTCGTCTCGATGGCCGACGCGGTCGGCGGCGTCCCCGTGTGCGTCAAGCAGAACGTGTACTCGCACACCCCCGACGGCCACGGCTCGGGGCTCAGGCTCAAGGCGGGCACGACCTCGGTCAAGGGCGAGCAGGCCCTCCAGTGGCTCCGCACCCGCTACGGCTTCGAGGACGGCACCGACCTCGGCCGCACCCACGCCCAGCACATGTACATGACGTCGATGGTCCGCGAGCTGCGCGAGAACGCCACGCTCACCAACCCCGGCAAAATGCGCTCGCTCGCCGAGACCGCGACGAAGGCCCTCACGGTCGACGACCACCTCGACACGGTGAAGAAGCTCTACGACCTCTCGAACGAACTCCGGAAGGTCCCGAGCAAGCACATCACGATGACGACCCTGCCGACCGCGCAGTGGTCCGAGGACCACAACCGCCTCGTCCCCAAGCCGGGCGACGCGGAGGCCCTGCTCTCCCTCGTCCGCAAGGACCAGGCGCTCGACGGCAGCGGCACCAAGCCCAAGCCCAAGAAGAAGCCCGCGCCCGCCCACCCGGCCGCCTCCCTCGGCATCCAGGTCCTCAACGCCTCCGGGGCCGGCGCCGAAGCACCCGTCCCGGGGCGCGCGGGCCAGGTCGTCGGGCGGCTCAAGGCCAAGGGCTACACGGACGCCGAGATCAACGCGCAGCCCACCCCCGGCCAGGAGACCGCGGTCCTCTTCCCCGCCTCGGTCCCCAAGGCCGACGCCCAGGCCGCCGGACACGCCCTCGGCATCCCCGCCGACCTGCTCCGCAAGTCCGCCGATGTGTCGCGCATCACGATCCTGGTGGGCACCGACTGGCGCGAGGACACCGCCTACCCCGCCGAGAAGCAGCCGAAGAAGGCCCCGGAGTCGGCCGCGGTGCTCAACGGCGAGGACAAGGGCGCGTGCATGGCGGTCCAGCCGGGATTCACTTGGTGA